In Pyrus communis chromosome 1, drPyrComm1.1, whole genome shotgun sequence, the following are encoded in one genomic region:
- the LOC137713133 gene encoding uncharacterized protein, whose translation MYLLRRQSQKPTPEHDSAQKDAKVKELRAALGPLSGRNLKYCADGCLRRYLEARSWNLDKAKKMLEETLRWRATYKPEETRWHEIAHEGETGKVSRATFHDRLGRSVLIMRPAKQNTNSPEDNIRHLVYLIENGILNLPQGQEQMSWLVDFTGFSINTNVTVKTARDIINILQNHYPERLAVAFLYNPPRIFQAFWKAVKYFLDPKTFQKVKFVYPKGKESVELMKTFFDVENLPSELGGQATLKYDHEEFSRMMAEDDVKTAKFWGFDEKPCHITNGHSGAEVAPEPLPVAPVAS comes from the exons ATGTATCTTTTGAGAAGACAATCTCAAAAACCAACCCCTGAGCATGATTCTGCACAAAAAGATGCAAAG GTCAAAGAACTCAGGGCTGCACTTGGCCCCCTATCTGGACGTAATTTGAAGTACTGCGCCGATGGATGCCTTCGGAGATATTTGGAAGCTCGGAGCTGGAACCTTGATAAGGCGAAGAAAATGCTTGAAGAGACGCTGAGGTGGAGGGCAACTTATAAGCCAGAAGAAACCCGTTGG CATGAAATAGCGCATGAAGGTGAGACTGGCAAAGTATCCAGAGCTACTTTCCATGATCGACTTGGGAGGAGCGTGCTTATAATGAGGCCGGCAAAGCAG AACACAAACTCGCCCGAAGATAATATCCGCCATTTAGTCTATCTTATAGAAAATGGTATCCTCAACCTTCCTCAAGGTCAAGAACAAATGTCGTGGTTGGTTGACTTCACTGGATTCTCAATCAACACCAATGTCACCGTCAAGACAGCCCGGGATATTATTAACATTCTACAGAACCATTACCCCGAGAGGCTTGCGGTTGCATTCCTGTATAACCCACCAAGAATTTTTCAGGCATTCTGGAAG GCTGTCAAGTACTTCCTGGATCCCAAGACCTTTCAGAAGGTGAAGTTTGTATACCCTAAAGGTAAAGAAAGTGTGGAGCTCATGAAGACATTCTTTGATGTTGAAAATCTTCCGAGCGAGCTTGGGGGACAAGCCACCCTCAAGTATGACCATGAGGAGTTTTCACGAATGATGGCGGAGGATGATGTGAAAACTGCCAAGTTCTGGGGATTTGACGAGAAGCCTTGCCATATAACAAATGGGCATTCTGGAGCAGAGGTGGCACCGGAGCCTCTCCCCGTCGCACCTGTGGCTAGCTGA
- the LOC137713154 gene encoding protein AE7-like 1, translating to MTLGLINANPVVHAKKERVARTEDLHADDAVDPLDIYDFVRDIRDPEHPYSLEQLSVLSEESITVDDKLGRILITFTPTIQHCSMATVIGLCLRVKLKHCFPPHYKVDIKVSPGSHANEESVNKQLNDKERIAAALENPNLRQLVDECLYSNEL from the exons atgacgtTGGGTCTGATCAATGCGAATCCCGTGGTCCACGCTAAGAAGGAAAGGGTTGCTCGCACCGAAGATCTCCACGCCGACGACGCTGTCGATCCTCTCGATATCTATG ATTTCGTGAGGGATATTAGAGATCCGGAGCACCCCTATTCGTTAGAGCAGCTCAGCGTGCTTTCAGAGGAGTCCATCACAGTGGATGACAAGCTCGGTCGTATTCT GATAACTTTTACGCCGACAATTCAGCATTGCAGTATGGCAACAGTGATAGGTCTGTGCCTGAGAGTTAAACTAAAACATTGCTTCCCTCCTCATTACAAG GTTGACATTAAAGTATCTCCAGGGTCTCATGCAAATGAAGAATCAG TTAACAAGCAGTTGAACGATAAAGAAAGAATTGCTGCTGCACTGGAGAATCCCAACCTTCGCCAACTTGTGGACGAGTGCCTGTATTCCAATGAACTCTGA
- the LOC137740894 gene encoding vacuolar sorting protein 39-like has protein sequence MVHSAYDSFELIGDCPTKIEAIESYGPKLLLGCSDGSLKIYAPDSSGSDRTPPSDYHAHKLQKEPYALERNVAGFSKKPLVSMEVLESRELLLSLSESIAFHGLPNLGTIAVITKAKGANVYSWDDRRGFLCFARQKRVCIFRHDGGRGFVEVKEFGVPDVVKSMSWCGENICIGIRREYMILNSTNGALSEVFPSGRIAPPLVVSLPSGELLLGKDNIGVFVDQNGKLCQEGRVCWSDPPNVVVIQKPYAIALLPRYVEVRSLRDPYPLIQTVVLRNACRILQSNNAVIVALENAVYGLFPVPLGAQIVQLTASGDFDEALALCKMLPPEEASLRAAKEASIHMRYAHHLFDNGAYEDAMEHFLASQVDITYVLSLYPSMVLPKTTMVAVPEKLMDISGDSSYLSRGSSGLSDDMEHPLPSVLESEESAALESKKMSHNTLMALVKFLQKKRYGIIEKATAEGTEEVVLDAVGDNFVSYESRLKKSNKGRGSIPVTSGAREMAAILDTALLQALLLTGQASVALELLKGLNYCDVKICKEILQENNHYAALLELYRCNSMHHEALKLLHQLVEDSKSNQVQTELIQKLKPESIVEYLKPLCGTDPMLVLEYSMLVLESCPTQTIQLFLNGNIPADLVNSYLKQHAPNMQATYLELMLAMDENGVSGNLQNEMVHIYLSEVLDWYADLSAQQKWDEQTYSSTRKKLLSALESISGYSPEALLKRLPADALYEERAMLLGKMNQHELALSLYVHKLHVPKLALSYCDRVYDSLIHQPSSRSSGNIYLTLLQIYLNPRKTTKNFEKRITNLVSPQNISTPKVGSANTVKSKGGRGAKKIAAIEVAPDIRVSQSSTDSGRSDGDAEEYGEEGGSTIMLDEVLDLLSQRWDRINGAQALKLLPRETKLQHLLPFMGPLLRKSSEAYRNLSVIKSLRQSENLQVKDELYEQRKGVVKITSDSMCSLCRKKIGTSVFAVYPNGKTLVHFVCFRDSQSMKTVGRGSPLWKR, from the exons ATGGTACACAGTGCCTATGATTCCTTCGAGCTCATCGGTGACTGCCCGACGAAGATCGAAGCCATCGAATCCTACGGTCCGAAGCTCCTCCTCGGCTGCTCCGATGGATCTCTCAAAATCTACGCTCCAGACTCCTCCGGCTCCGACCGCACTCCGCCGTCTGATTACCACGCGCACAAGCTCCAGAAGGAACCGTACGCGCTTGAGAGGAACGTCGCCGGTTTCTCAAAGAAGCCCTTGGTTTCAATGGAGGTCCTGGAATCCCGAGAGCTCCTCCTTTCCCTCTCGGAGTCGATTGCGTTTCACGGCCTCCCGAACCTGGGCACCATCGCCGTGATCACGAAGGCGAAGGGCGCCAATGTCTACTCGTGGGACGACCGCAGAGGATTCCTCTGCTTCGCGAGGCAGAAGCGGGTCTGTATTTTCCGGCACGACG GTGGACGAGGGTTTGTGGAAGTGAAGGAATTTGGGGTCCCAGATGTGGTGAAGTCGATGTCATGGTGTGGAGAAAATATATGCATAGGGATTAGAAGAGAGTATATGATACTGAATTCTACAAATGGTGCATTGTCTGAGGTGTTTCCTTCGGGGAGAATAGCGCCGCCGCTGGTGGTTTCTCTTCCTTCCGGAGAGCTTCTTCTCGGAAAG GATAACATTGGGGTTTTTGTGGACCAAAACGGGAAGCTTTGTCAAGAAGGCAGGGTTTGTTGGTCGGATCCCCCGAATGTTGTTGTTATTCAGAAGCCATATGCAATTGCTTTATTACCAAGATATGTTGAG GTTCGGTCGCTCAGGGATCCCTATCCTTTGATACAGACGGTTGTTCTTAGAAATGCTTGTCGTATTCTACAGAGCAACAATGCTGTAATTGTTGCATTAGAGAATGCTGTTTATGGTCTCTTCCCTGTTCCTCTTGGTGCCCAG ATTGTACAATTAACAGCATCTGGTGATTTTGATGAAGCGTTGGCGTTATGTAAGATGCTTCCTCCAGAAGAAGCAAGTCTTAGAGCTGCAAAGGAGGCCTCAATTCATATGAG ATATGCTCATCATCTTTTTGATAATGGGGCCTACGAAGATGCCATGGAGCACTTTTTAGCATCTCAAGTAGACATAACCTATGTTCTTTCTTTGTATCCATCTATGGTTCTTCCTAAGACAACTATGGTTGCTGTGCCAGAGAAGCTAATGGATATTTCTGGGGATTCATCATACCTCTCAAGAGGTTCGTCTGGTTTATCAGATGATATGGAACACCCTCTTCCATCTGTACTGGAATCTGAGGAGAGTGCAGCACTCGAGTCCAAGAAAATGAGCCATAACACTCTCATGGCTCTCGTAAAGTTCTTACAGAAAAAAAGATATGGCATAATTGAAAAGGCCACTGCTGAGGGGACAGAAGAGGTTGTTTTAGATGCTGTTGGAGACAATTTTGTGTCCTATGAATCTAGGCTTAAGAAATCAAACAAG GGGCGTGGCAGCATTCCAGTTACCTCTGGTGCTAGGGAGATGGCTGCAATCCTGGATACAGCACTACTCCAAGCTCTACTTCTTACTGGACAGGCTTCAGTGGCTTTGGAATTACTGAAAGGTCTTAACTACTGTGATGTAAAAATATGCAAGGAGATACTCCAGGAAAATAATCATTACGCTGCTTTGTTAGAACTTTACAGGTGCAATTCAATGCACCATGAAGCTCTAAAACTTTTGCATCAATTGGTAGAAGATTCTAAATCTAACCAAGTGCAGACTGAACTGATCCAAAAGTTAAAGCCTGAGTCAATTGTTGAATATCTCAAG CCTCTGTGTGGGACTGATCCCATGCTTGTCCTGGAGTATTCAATGCTTGTTCTTGAAAGCTGTCCAACACAGACAATTCAGCTCTTTTTGAATGGCAATATTCCAGCAGACCTGGTCAACTCTTACTTGAAGCAGCATGCTCCAAACATGCAGGCCACATACTTAGAGCTTATGCTTGCAATGGATGAAAACGGGGTCTCTGGAAATCTGCAAAATGAAATG GTACATATCTATCTATCAGAAGTACTTGATTGGTATGCAGATTTAAGCGCTCAGCAGAAATGGGATGAGCAAACTTACTCCTCAACAAGAAAGAAATTATTGTCTGCTTTAGAGAGTATCTCAGGATATAGTCCGGAGGCTTTGTTGAAACGTCTTCCGGCGGATGCTTTATACGAAGAGCGTGCAATGTTGTTGGGAAAAATGAACCAACATGAGCTTGCCTTATCTCTCTATGTTCACAAG CTTCATGTTCCCAAGCTGGCACTGTCCTATTGTGATCGAGTGTATGATTCCTTAATTCATCAACCATCTTCAAGATCTTCCGGCAATATATACCTAACTCTATTACAAATTTATCTTAATCCGAGGAAAACAACCAAGAACTTTGAGAAACGAATTACAAATTTAGTATCACCTCAGAATATCAGTACACCAAAGGTTGGTTCTGCAAATACAGTTAAAAGTAAAGGAGGTCGTGGTGCTAAAAAAATTGCTGCAATAGAGGTGGCACCTGACATAAGAGTCAGTCAAAGTAGCACTGACAGTGGCAGGAGTGATGGAGATGCAGAGGAATATGGCGAGGAAGGAGGGTCAACAATCATGCTTGATGAGGTCCTCGATTTGTTGAGCCAAAGGTGGGACAGAATTAATGGAGCTCAGGCACTTAAACTTTTGCCAAGGGAAACTAAGCTACAG CACTTGCTTCCATTTATGGGACCTCTGTTGAGAAAATCCAGTGAAGCGTACAGGAACCTTTCAGTGATCAAGAGTTTGAGGCAAAGTGAGAACCTGCAG GTTAAAGATGAACTCTATGAACAAAGGAAAGGGGTGGTGAAGATCACCAGTGATAGCATGTGCTCCCTTTGCAGGAAGAAAATAGGAACAAGTGTCTTTGCCGTGTATCCAAACGGGAAAACGTTAGTGCACTTTGTGTGCTTTAGAGACTCGCAAAGTATGAAAACTGTGGGCAGAGGATCGCCGCTATGGAAGCGATGA
- the LOC137740904 gene encoding uncharacterized protein, with protein sequence MADQEGGDSEDDAILIPETATLLPSTQHCLHSINSVVFIRELRSQGLSFQLWPAATTILTLLDGHHGDPNTSPLGPTLSALDMRKRPLKILELGSGTGLVGIAAAATLGATVTVTDLPHVIPNLLFNVEANASVLEANGGIVQVAALGWGEAGDVEVIGREFDLILASDVVYHDHLYEPLLKTLRLLILGEAKENEEGRVFVMAHLRRWKKESAFFKKARKVFEVEVLHVDPPCHGSRVGVTVFRFTAKKSGRKVLNSTHNTNVIA encoded by the coding sequence ATGGCGGATCAAGAAGGTGGTGATTCTGAAGACGATGCAATACTGATCCCCGAGACCGCAACGCTCCTTCCATCGACTCAACATTGCCTCCACTCCATCAACTCAGTCGTCTTTATCCGGGAGCTCCGGTCTCAAGGCCTCTCTTTCCAGCTCTGGCCGGCCGCCACCACGATCCTCACTCTCCTCGACGGCCACCACGGCGACCCTAACACCAGTCCCCTGGGACCCACACTCTCGGCCTTGGACATGCGGAAGCGCCCTCTCAAAATCCTCGAGCTCGGCTCCGGAACCGGCCTCGTCGGAATCGCCGCCGCAGCCACGCTCGGGGCTACCGTCACGGTCACTGACCTCCCACACGTCATCCCTAACCTTTTATTCAACGTGGAAGCGAACGCCTCGGTATTGGAAGCCAACGGCGGGATTGTCCAAGTGGCGGCGCTGGGGTGGGGGGAAGCGGGGGACGTGGAGGTGATTGGGCGCGAATTTGATCTTATTCTGGCGTCGGATGTAGTGTATCACGATCATCTCTACGAGCCGTTGCTCAAAACGTTGCGTTTGCTGATATTAGGTGAGGCGAAGGAGAATGAGGAGGGAAGGGTTTTTGTGATGGCCCACCTGAGGCGGTGGAAGAAGGAGTCGGCTTTCTTCAAGAAGGCCAGGAAGGTTTTTGAGGTGGAGGTCTTGCACGTGGACCCCCCGTGCCATGGCTCCAGGGTTGGAGTTACTGTTTTCCGTTTTACCGCGAAGAAGTCGGGTCGGAAAGTGTTGAATTCTACTCACAATACCAATGTCATTGCCTAa